From Pan troglodytes isolate AG18354 chromosome 9, NHGRI_mPanTro3-v2.0_pri, whole genome shotgun sequence, the proteins below share one genomic window:
- the MUS81 gene encoding crossover junction endonuclease MUS81 isoform X4, translating into MHGPRLSWTLFKTSLHLQPPSSLRLKLTILRDLRAAKLRCSNPDSRTGGVPVPRAWSAGGPALGLMAAPVRLGRKRPLPASPNPLFVRWLTEWRDEATRSRRRTRFVFQKALRSLRRYPLPLRSGKEAKILQHFGDGLCRMLDERLQRHRTSGGDHASDSLSGENSPAPQGRPAEVQDSSVPVPAQPKAGGSGSYWPARHSGARVILLVLYREHLNPNGHHFLTKEELLQRCAQKSPRVAPGSARPWPALRSLLHRNLVLRTHQPARYSLTPEGLELAQKLAESEGLSLLNVGIGPKEPPGEETAVPRAASAELASEAGVQQQPLELRPGEYRVLLCVDIGETRGGGHRPELLRELQRLHVTHMVRKLHVGDFVWVAQETNPRDPAANPGELVLDHIVERKRLDDLCSSIIDGRFREQKFRLKRCGLERRVYLVEEHGSVHNLSLPESTLLQAVTNTQVIDGFFVKRTADIKESAAYLALLTRGLQRLYQGHTLRSRPWGTPGNPESGAMTSPNPLCSLLTFSDFNAGAIKNKAQSVREVFARQLMQVRGVSGEKAAALVDQYSTPASLLAAYDACATPKEQETLLSTIKCGRLQRNLGPALSRTLSQLYCSYSPLT; encoded by the exons ATGCACGG CCCCCGCCTCTCCTGGACTCTTTTCAAGACCAGTCTCCATCTCCAGCCTCCTTCAAGCTTGAGGCTGAAGCTGACAATCTTAAGAGACCTTAGAGCCGCCAAGCTCAG GTGTTCCAATCCCGACTCCAGAACTGGCGGCGTCCCAGTCCCGCGGGCGTGGAGCGCCGGAGGACCCGCCCTCGGGCTCATGGCGGCCCCGGTCCGCCTGGGCCGGAAGCGCccgctgcctgccagtcccaacCCGCTCTTCGTTCGCTGGCTGACCGAGTGGCGGGACGAGGCGACCCGCAGCAGGCGCCGCACGCGCTTCGTGTTTCAGAAG GCGCTGCGTTCCCTCCGACGGTACCCACTGCCGCTGCGCAGCGGGAAGGAAGCTAAGATCCTACAGCACTTCGGAGACGGGCTCTGCCGGATGCTGGACGAGCGGCTGCAGCGGCACCGAACATCGGGCG GTGACCATGCCTCGGACTCACTATCTGGAGAGAACAGTCCAGCCCCGCAGGGGCGACCTGCGGAAGTCCAGGACTCTTCCGTGCCA GTTCCCGCCCAGCCCAAAGCGGGAGGCTCTGGCAGCTACTGGCCAGCTCGGCACTCAGGAGCCCGAGTGATACTGCTGGTGCTCTACCGGGAGCACCTG AATCCTAATGGTCACCACTTCTTAACCAAGGAGGAGCTGCTGCAGAGGTGTGCTCAGAAGTCCCCCAGG GTAGCCCCTGGGAGTGCTCGACCCTGGCCAGCCCTCCGCTCCCTCCTTCACAGGAACCTGGTCCTCAGGACACACCAGCCAGCCAG gtactcATTGACTCCAGAGGGCCTGGAGCTGGCCCAGAAGTTGGCCGAGTCAGAAGGCCTGAGCTTGCTGAATGTGGGCATCGGGCCCAAGGAGCCCCCTGGGGAGGAGACAGCAGTGCCAAGAGCAGCTTCAGCAGAGCT TGCCAGTGAAGCAGGGGTCCAGCAGCAGCCACTGGAGCTGAGGCCTGGAGAGTACAGGGTGCTGTTGTGTGTGGACATTGGCGAGACCCGGGG GGGCGGGCACAGGCCGGAGCTGCTCCGAGAGCTACAGCGGCTGCACGTGACCCACATGGTGCGCAAGCTGCACGTTGGAGATTTTGTGTGGGTGGCCCAGGAGACCAATCCTAGAGACCCAG CAGCAAACCCTGGGGAGTTGGTACTGGATCACATTGTGGAGCGCAAGCGACTGGATGACCTTTGCAGCAGCATCATTGACGGCCGCTTCCGGGAGCAGAAG TTCCGGCTGAAGCGCTGTGGTCTGGAGCGCCGGGTATACCTGGTGGAAGAGCATGGTTCCGTCCAcaacctcagccttcctgagagCACACTGCTGCAGGCTGTCACCAACACTCAG GTCATTGATGGCTTTTTTGTGAAGCGCACAGCAGACATTAAGGAGTCAGCCGCCTACCTGGCCCTCTTGACGCGGGGCCTGCAGAGACTCTACCAG GGCCACACCCTACGCAGCCGCCCCTGGGGAACCCCTGGGAACCCTGAATCAGGGGCCATGACCTCTCCAAACCCTCTCTGCTCACTCCTCACCTTCAGTGACTTCAACGCAGGAGCCATCAAGAATAAG GCCCAGTCGGTGCGAGAAGTGTTTGCCCGGCAGCTGATGCAGGTGCGCGGAGTGAGTGGGGAGAAGGCAGCAGCCCTGGTGGATCAATACAGCACCCCTGCCAG CCTCCTGGCCGCCTATGATGCCTGTGCCACCCCCAAGGAACAAGAGACACTGCTGAGCACCATCAAGTGTGGGCGTCTACAGAG GAATCTGGGGCCTGCTCTGAGCAGGACCTTATCCCAGCTCTACTGCAGCTACAGCCCCTTGACCTGA
- the MUS81 gene encoding crossover junction endonuclease MUS81 isoform X3, which yields MSNVSKTRIGGKGTGESPRLSWTLFKTSLHLQPPSSLRLKLTILRDLRAAKLRCSNPDSRTGGVPVPRAWSAGGPALGLMAAPVRLGRKRPLPASPNPLFVRWLTEWRDEATRSRRRTRFVFQKALRSLRRYPLPLRSGKEAKILQHFGDGLCRMLDERLQRHRTSGGDHASDSLSGENSPAPQGRPAEVQDSSVPVPAQPKAGGSGSYWPARHSGARVILLVLYREHLNPNGHHFLTKEELLQRCAQKSPRVAPGSARPWPALRSLLHRNLVLRTHQPARYSLTPEGLELAQKLAESEGLSLLNVGIGPKEPPGEETAVPRAASAELASEAGVQQQPLELRPGEYRVLLCVDIGETRGGGHRPELLRELQRLHVTHMVRKLHVGDFVWVAQETNPRDPANPGELVLDHIVERKRLDDLCSSIIDGRFREQKFRLKRCGLERRVYLVEEHGSVHNLSLPESTLLQAVTNTQVIDGFFVKRTADIKESAAYLALLTRGLQRLYQLLRHGLAQTPTDPALPRTQAQSVREVFARQLMQVRGVSGEKAAALVDQYSTPASLLAAYDACATPKEQETLLSTIKCGRLQRNLGPALSRTLSQLYCSYSPLT from the exons ATGTCCAACGTCAGTAAAACAAGAATAGGAGGAAAAGGCACAGGGGAAAG CCCCCGCCTCTCCTGGACTCTTTTCAAGACCAGTCTCCATCTCCAGCCTCCTTCAAGCTTGAGGCTGAAGCTGACAATCTTAAGAGACCTTAGAGCCGCCAAGCTCAG GTGTTCCAATCCCGACTCCAGAACTGGCGGCGTCCCAGTCCCGCGGGCGTGGAGCGCCGGAGGACCCGCCCTCGGGCTCATGGCGGCCCCGGTCCGCCTGGGCCGGAAGCGCccgctgcctgccagtcccaacCCGCTCTTCGTTCGCTGGCTGACCGAGTGGCGGGACGAGGCGACCCGCAGCAGGCGCCGCACGCGCTTCGTGTTTCAGAAG GCGCTGCGTTCCCTCCGACGGTACCCACTGCCGCTGCGCAGCGGGAAGGAAGCTAAGATCCTACAGCACTTCGGAGACGGGCTCTGCCGGATGCTGGACGAGCGGCTGCAGCGGCACCGAACATCGGGCG GTGACCATGCCTCGGACTCACTATCTGGAGAGAACAGTCCAGCCCCGCAGGGGCGACCTGCGGAAGTCCAGGACTCTTCCGTGCCA GTTCCCGCCCAGCCCAAAGCGGGAGGCTCTGGCAGCTACTGGCCAGCTCGGCACTCAGGAGCCCGAGTGATACTGCTGGTGCTCTACCGGGAGCACCTG AATCCTAATGGTCACCACTTCTTAACCAAGGAGGAGCTGCTGCAGAGGTGTGCTCAGAAGTCCCCCAGG GTAGCCCCTGGGAGTGCTCGACCCTGGCCAGCCCTCCGCTCCCTCCTTCACAGGAACCTGGTCCTCAGGACACACCAGCCAGCCAG gtactcATTGACTCCAGAGGGCCTGGAGCTGGCCCAGAAGTTGGCCGAGTCAGAAGGCCTGAGCTTGCTGAATGTGGGCATCGGGCCCAAGGAGCCCCCTGGGGAGGAGACAGCAGTGCCAAGAGCAGCTTCAGCAGAGCT TGCCAGTGAAGCAGGGGTCCAGCAGCAGCCACTGGAGCTGAGGCCTGGAGAGTACAGGGTGCTGTTGTGTGTGGACATTGGCGAGACCCGGGG GGGCGGGCACAGGCCGGAGCTGCTCCGAGAGCTACAGCGGCTGCACGTGACCCACATGGTGCGCAAGCTGCACGTTGGAGATTTTGTGTGGGTGGCCCAGGAGACCAATCCTAGAGACCCAG CAAACCCTGGGGAGTTGGTACTGGATCACATTGTGGAGCGCAAGCGACTGGATGACCTTTGCAGCAGCATCATTGACGGCCGCTTCCGGGAGCAGAAG TTCCGGCTGAAGCGCTGTGGTCTGGAGCGCCGGGTATACCTGGTGGAAGAGCATGGTTCCGTCCAcaacctcagccttcctgagagCACACTGCTGCAGGCTGTCACCAACACTCAG GTCATTGATGGCTTTTTTGTGAAGCGCACAGCAGACATTAAGGAGTCAGCCGCCTACCTGGCCCTCTTGACGCGGGGCCTGCAGAGACTCTACCAG CTTCTCAGACATGGCCTGGCCCAGACCCCCACTGATCCAGCCCTTCCCCGAACCCAGGCCCAGTCGGTGCGAGAAGTGTTTGCCCGGCAGCTGATGCAGGTGCGCGGAGTGAGTGGGGAGAAGGCAGCAGCCCTGGTGGATCAATACAGCACCCCTGCCAG CCTCCTGGCCGCCTATGATGCCTGTGCCACCCCCAAGGAACAAGAGACACTGCTGAGCACCATCAAGTGTGGGCGTCTACAGAG GAATCTGGGGCCTGCTCTGAGCAGGACCTTATCCCAGCTCTACTGCAGCTACAGCCCCTTGACCTGA
- the MUS81 gene encoding crossover junction endonuclease MUS81 (The RefSeq protein has 1 substitution compared to this genomic sequence), with product MAAPVRLGRKRPLPASPNPLFVRWLTEWRDEATRSRRRTRFVFQKALRSLRRYPLPLRSGKEAKILQHFGDGLCRMLDERLQRHRTSGGDHASDSLSGENSPAPQGRPAEVQDSSVPVPAQPKAGGSGSYWPARHSGARVILLVLYREHLNPNGHHFLTKEELLQRCAQKSPRVAPGSARPWPALRSLLHRNLVLRTHQPARYSLTPEGLELAQKLAESEGLSLLNVGIGPKEPPGEETAVPGAASAELASEAGVQQQPLELRPGEYRVLLCVDIGETRGGGHRPELLRELQRLHVTHMVRKLHVGDFVWVAQETNPRDPANPGELVLDHIVERKRLDDLCSSIIDGRFREQKFRLKRCGLERRVYLVEEHGSVHNLSLPESTLLQAVTNTQVIDGFFVKRTADIKESAAYLALLTRGLQRLYQGHTLRSRPWGTPGNPESGAMTSPNPLCSLLTFSDFNAGAIKNKAQSVREVFARQLMQVRGVSGEKAAALVDQYSTPASLLAAYDACATPKEQETLLSTIKCGRLQRNLGPALSRTLSQLYCSYSPLT from the exons ATGGCGGCCCCGGTCCGCCTGGGCCGGAAGCGCccgctgcctgccagtcccaacCCGCTCTTCGTTCGCTGGCTGACCGAGTGGCGGGACGAGGCGACCCGCAGCAGGCGCCGCACGCGCTTCGTGTTTCAGAAG GCGCTGCGTTCCCTCCGACGGTACCCACTGCCGCTGCGCAGCGGGAAGGAAGCTAAGATCCTACAGCACTTCGGAGACGGGCTCTGCCGGATGCTGGACGAGCGGCTGCAGCGGCACCGAACATCGGGCG GTGACCATGCCTCGGACTCACTATCTGGAGAGAACAGTCCAGCCCCGCAGGGGCGACCTGCGGAAGTCCAGGACTCTTCCGTGCCA GTTCCCGCCCAGCCCAAAGCGGGAGGCTCTGGCAGCTACTGGCCAGCTCGGCACTCAGGAGCCCGAGTGATACTGCTGGTGCTCTACCGGGAGCACCTG AATCCTAATGGTCACCACTTCTTAACCAAGGAGGAGCTGCTGCAGAGGTGTGCTCAGAAGTCCCCCAGG GTAGCCCCTGGGAGTGCTCGACCCTGGCCAGCCCTCCGCTCCCTCCTTCACAGGAACCTGGTCCTCAGGACACACCAGCCAGCCAG gtactcATTGACTCCAGAGGGCCTGGAGCTGGCCCAGAAGTTGGCCGAGTCAGAAGGCCTGAGCTTGCTGAATGTGGGCATCGGGCCCAAGGAGCCCCCTGGGGAGGAGACAGCAGTGCCAAGAGCAGCTTCAGCAGAGCT TGCCAGTGAAGCAGGGGTCCAGCAGCAGCCACTGGAGCTGAGGCCTGGAGAGTACAGGGTGCTGTTGTGTGTGGACATTGGCGAGACCCGGGG GGGCGGGCACAGGCCGGAGCTGCTCCGAGAGCTACAGCGGCTGCACGTGACCCACATGGTGCGCAAGCTGCACGTTGGAGATTTTGTGTGGGTGGCCCAGGAGACCAATCCTAGAGACCCAG CAAACCCTGGGGAGTTGGTACTGGATCACATTGTGGAGCGCAAGCGACTGGATGACCTTTGCAGCAGCATCATTGACGGCCGCTTCCGGGAGCAGAAG TTCCGGCTGAAGCGCTGTGGTCTGGAGCGCCGGGTATACCTGGTGGAAGAGCATGGTTCCGTCCAcaacctcagccttcctgagagCACACTGCTGCAGGCTGTCACCAACACTCAG GTCATTGATGGCTTTTTTGTGAAGCGCACAGCAGACATTAAGGAGTCAGCCGCCTACCTGGCCCTCTTGACGCGGGGCCTGCAGAGACTCTACCAG GGCCACACCCTACGCAGCCGCCCCTGGGGAACCCCTGGGAACCCTGAATCAGGGGCCATGACCTCTCCAAACCCTCTCTGCTCACTCCTCACCTTCAGTGACTTCAACGCAGGAGCCATCAAGAATAAG GCCCAGTCGGTGCGAGAAGTGTTTGCCCGGCAGCTGATGCAGGTGCGCGGAGTGAGTGGGGAGAAGGCAGCAGCCCTGGTGGATCAATACAGCACCCCTGCCAG CCTCCTGGCCGCCTATGATGCCTGTGCCACCCCCAAGGAACAAGAGACACTGCTGAGCACCATCAAGTGTGGGCGTCTACAGAG GAATCTGGGGCCTGCTCTGAGCAGGACCTTATCCCAGCTCTACTGCAGCTACAGCCCCTTGACCTGA
- the MUS81 gene encoding crossover junction endonuclease MUS81 isoform X2 has translation MHGPRLSWTLFKTSLHLQPPSSLRLKLTILRDLRAAKLRCSNPDSRTGGVPVPRAWSAGGPALGLMAAPVRLGRKRPLPASPNPLFVRWLTEWRDEATRSRRRTRFVFQKALRSLRRYPLPLRSGKEAKILQHFGDGLCRMLDERLQRHRTSGGDHASDSLSGENSPAPQGRPAEVQDSSVPVPAQPKAGGSGSYWPARHSGARVILLVLYREHLNPNGHHFLTKEELLQRCAQKSPRVAPGSARPWPALRSLLHRNLVLRTHQPARYSLTPEGLELAQKLAESEGLSLLNVGIGPKEPPGEETAVPRAASAELASEAGVQQQPLELRPGEYRVLLCVDIGETRGGGHRPELLRELQRLHVTHMVRKLHVGDFVWVAQETNPRDPANPGELVLDHIVERKRLDDLCSSIIDGRFREQKFRLKRCGLERRVYLVEEHGSVHNLSLPESTLLQAVTNTQVIDGFFVKRTADIKESAAYLALLTRGLQRLYQGHTLRSRPWGTPGNPESGAMTSPNPLCSLLTFSDFNAGAIKNKAQSVREVFARQLMQVRGVSGEKAAALVDQYSTPASLLAAYDACATPKEQETLLSTIKCGRLQRNLGPALSRTLSQLYCSYSPLT, from the exons ATGCACGG CCCCCGCCTCTCCTGGACTCTTTTCAAGACCAGTCTCCATCTCCAGCCTCCTTCAAGCTTGAGGCTGAAGCTGACAATCTTAAGAGACCTTAGAGCCGCCAAGCTCAG GTGTTCCAATCCCGACTCCAGAACTGGCGGCGTCCCAGTCCCGCGGGCGTGGAGCGCCGGAGGACCCGCCCTCGGGCTCATGGCGGCCCCGGTCCGCCTGGGCCGGAAGCGCccgctgcctgccagtcccaacCCGCTCTTCGTTCGCTGGCTGACCGAGTGGCGGGACGAGGCGACCCGCAGCAGGCGCCGCACGCGCTTCGTGTTTCAGAAG GCGCTGCGTTCCCTCCGACGGTACCCACTGCCGCTGCGCAGCGGGAAGGAAGCTAAGATCCTACAGCACTTCGGAGACGGGCTCTGCCGGATGCTGGACGAGCGGCTGCAGCGGCACCGAACATCGGGCG GTGACCATGCCTCGGACTCACTATCTGGAGAGAACAGTCCAGCCCCGCAGGGGCGACCTGCGGAAGTCCAGGACTCTTCCGTGCCA GTTCCCGCCCAGCCCAAAGCGGGAGGCTCTGGCAGCTACTGGCCAGCTCGGCACTCAGGAGCCCGAGTGATACTGCTGGTGCTCTACCGGGAGCACCTG AATCCTAATGGTCACCACTTCTTAACCAAGGAGGAGCTGCTGCAGAGGTGTGCTCAGAAGTCCCCCAGG GTAGCCCCTGGGAGTGCTCGACCCTGGCCAGCCCTCCGCTCCCTCCTTCACAGGAACCTGGTCCTCAGGACACACCAGCCAGCCAG gtactcATTGACTCCAGAGGGCCTGGAGCTGGCCCAGAAGTTGGCCGAGTCAGAAGGCCTGAGCTTGCTGAATGTGGGCATCGGGCCCAAGGAGCCCCCTGGGGAGGAGACAGCAGTGCCAAGAGCAGCTTCAGCAGAGCT TGCCAGTGAAGCAGGGGTCCAGCAGCAGCCACTGGAGCTGAGGCCTGGAGAGTACAGGGTGCTGTTGTGTGTGGACATTGGCGAGACCCGGGG GGGCGGGCACAGGCCGGAGCTGCTCCGAGAGCTACAGCGGCTGCACGTGACCCACATGGTGCGCAAGCTGCACGTTGGAGATTTTGTGTGGGTGGCCCAGGAGACCAATCCTAGAGACCCAG CAAACCCTGGGGAGTTGGTACTGGATCACATTGTGGAGCGCAAGCGACTGGATGACCTTTGCAGCAGCATCATTGACGGCCGCTTCCGGGAGCAGAAG TTCCGGCTGAAGCGCTGTGGTCTGGAGCGCCGGGTATACCTGGTGGAAGAGCATGGTTCCGTCCAcaacctcagccttcctgagagCACACTGCTGCAGGCTGTCACCAACACTCAG GTCATTGATGGCTTTTTTGTGAAGCGCACAGCAGACATTAAGGAGTCAGCCGCCTACCTGGCCCTCTTGACGCGGGGCCTGCAGAGACTCTACCAG GGCCACACCCTACGCAGCCGCCCCTGGGGAACCCCTGGGAACCCTGAATCAGGGGCCATGACCTCTCCAAACCCTCTCTGCTCACTCCTCACCTTCAGTGACTTCAACGCAGGAGCCATCAAGAATAAG GCCCAGTCGGTGCGAGAAGTGTTTGCCCGGCAGCTGATGCAGGTGCGCGGAGTGAGTGGGGAGAAGGCAGCAGCCCTGGTGGATCAATACAGCACCCCTGCCAG CCTCCTGGCCGCCTATGATGCCTGTGCCACCCCCAAGGAACAAGAGACACTGCTGAGCACCATCAAGTGTGGGCGTCTACAGAG GAATCTGGGGCCTGCTCTGAGCAGGACCTTATCCCAGCTCTACTGCAGCTACAGCCCCTTGACCTGA
- the MUS81 gene encoding crossover junction endonuclease MUS81 isoform X1, which translates to MSNVSKTRIGGKGTGESPRLSWTLFKTSLHLQPPSSLRLKLTILRDLRAAKLRCSNPDSRTGGVPVPRAWSAGGPALGLMAAPVRLGRKRPLPASPNPLFVRWLTEWRDEATRSRRRTRFVFQKALRSLRRYPLPLRSGKEAKILQHFGDGLCRMLDERLQRHRTSGGDHASDSLSGENSPAPQGRPAEVQDSSVPVPAQPKAGGSGSYWPARHSGARVILLVLYREHLNPNGHHFLTKEELLQRCAQKSPRVAPGSARPWPALRSLLHRNLVLRTHQPARYSLTPEGLELAQKLAESEGLSLLNVGIGPKEPPGEETAVPRAASAELASEAGVQQQPLELRPGEYRVLLCVDIGETRGGGHRPELLRELQRLHVTHMVRKLHVGDFVWVAQETNPRDPANPGELVLDHIVERKRLDDLCSSIIDGRFREQKFRLKRCGLERRVYLVEEHGSVHNLSLPESTLLQAVTNTQVIDGFFVKRTADIKESAAYLALLTRGLQRLYQGHTLRSRPWGTPGNPESGAMTSPNPLCSLLTFSDFNAGAIKNKAQSVREVFARQLMQVRGVSGEKAAALVDQYSTPASLLAAYDACATPKEQETLLSTIKCGRLQRNLGPALSRTLSQLYCSYSPLT; encoded by the exons ATGTCCAACGTCAGTAAAACAAGAATAGGAGGAAAAGGCACAGGGGAAAG CCCCCGCCTCTCCTGGACTCTTTTCAAGACCAGTCTCCATCTCCAGCCTCCTTCAAGCTTGAGGCTGAAGCTGACAATCTTAAGAGACCTTAGAGCCGCCAAGCTCAG GTGTTCCAATCCCGACTCCAGAACTGGCGGCGTCCCAGTCCCGCGGGCGTGGAGCGCCGGAGGACCCGCCCTCGGGCTCATGGCGGCCCCGGTCCGCCTGGGCCGGAAGCGCccgctgcctgccagtcccaacCCGCTCTTCGTTCGCTGGCTGACCGAGTGGCGGGACGAGGCGACCCGCAGCAGGCGCCGCACGCGCTTCGTGTTTCAGAAG GCGCTGCGTTCCCTCCGACGGTACCCACTGCCGCTGCGCAGCGGGAAGGAAGCTAAGATCCTACAGCACTTCGGAGACGGGCTCTGCCGGATGCTGGACGAGCGGCTGCAGCGGCACCGAACATCGGGCG GTGACCATGCCTCGGACTCACTATCTGGAGAGAACAGTCCAGCCCCGCAGGGGCGACCTGCGGAAGTCCAGGACTCTTCCGTGCCA GTTCCCGCCCAGCCCAAAGCGGGAGGCTCTGGCAGCTACTGGCCAGCTCGGCACTCAGGAGCCCGAGTGATACTGCTGGTGCTCTACCGGGAGCACCTG AATCCTAATGGTCACCACTTCTTAACCAAGGAGGAGCTGCTGCAGAGGTGTGCTCAGAAGTCCCCCAGG GTAGCCCCTGGGAGTGCTCGACCCTGGCCAGCCCTCCGCTCCCTCCTTCACAGGAACCTGGTCCTCAGGACACACCAGCCAGCCAG gtactcATTGACTCCAGAGGGCCTGGAGCTGGCCCAGAAGTTGGCCGAGTCAGAAGGCCTGAGCTTGCTGAATGTGGGCATCGGGCCCAAGGAGCCCCCTGGGGAGGAGACAGCAGTGCCAAGAGCAGCTTCAGCAGAGCT TGCCAGTGAAGCAGGGGTCCAGCAGCAGCCACTGGAGCTGAGGCCTGGAGAGTACAGGGTGCTGTTGTGTGTGGACATTGGCGAGACCCGGGG GGGCGGGCACAGGCCGGAGCTGCTCCGAGAGCTACAGCGGCTGCACGTGACCCACATGGTGCGCAAGCTGCACGTTGGAGATTTTGTGTGGGTGGCCCAGGAGACCAATCCTAGAGACCCAG CAAACCCTGGGGAGTTGGTACTGGATCACATTGTGGAGCGCAAGCGACTGGATGACCTTTGCAGCAGCATCATTGACGGCCGCTTCCGGGAGCAGAAG TTCCGGCTGAAGCGCTGTGGTCTGGAGCGCCGGGTATACCTGGTGGAAGAGCATGGTTCCGTCCAcaacctcagccttcctgagagCACACTGCTGCAGGCTGTCACCAACACTCAG GTCATTGATGGCTTTTTTGTGAAGCGCACAGCAGACATTAAGGAGTCAGCCGCCTACCTGGCCCTCTTGACGCGGGGCCTGCAGAGACTCTACCAG GGCCACACCCTACGCAGCCGCCCCTGGGGAACCCCTGGGAACCCTGAATCAGGGGCCATGACCTCTCCAAACCCTCTCTGCTCACTCCTCACCTTCAGTGACTTCAACGCAGGAGCCATCAAGAATAAG GCCCAGTCGGTGCGAGAAGTGTTTGCCCGGCAGCTGATGCAGGTGCGCGGAGTGAGTGGGGAGAAGGCAGCAGCCCTGGTGGATCAATACAGCACCCCTGCCAG CCTCCTGGCCGCCTATGATGCCTGTGCCACCCCCAAGGAACAAGAGACACTGCTGAGCACCATCAAGTGTGGGCGTCTACAGAG GAATCTGGGGCCTGCTCTGAGCAGGACCTTATCCCAGCTCTACTGCAGCTACAGCCCCTTGACCTGA
- the EFEMP2 gene encoding EGF-containing fibulin-like extracellular matrix protein 2: MLPCASCLPGSLLLWALLLLLLGSASPQDSEEPDSYTECTDGYEWDPDSQHCRDVNECLTIPEACKGEMKCINHYGGYLCLPRSAAVINDLHGEGPPPPVPPAQHPNPCPPGYEPDNQESCVDVDECAQALHDCRPSQDCHNLPGSYQCTCPDGYRKIGPECVDIDECRYRYCQHRCVNLPGSFRCQCEPGFQLGPNNRSCVDVNECDMGAPCEQRCFNSYGTFLCRCHQGYELHRDGFSCSDIDECSYSSYLCQYRCVNEPGRFSCHCPQGYQLLATRLCQDIDECESGAHQCSEAQTCVNFHGGYRCVDTNRCVEPYIQVSENRCLCPASNPLCREQPSSIVHRYMTITSERSVPADVFQIQATSVYPGAYNAFQIRAGNSQGDFYIRQINNVSAMLVLARPVTGPREYVLDLEMVTMNSLMSYRASSVLRLTVFVGAYTF, translated from the exons ATGCTCCCCTGCGCCTCCTGCCTACCCGGGTCTCTACTGCTCTGGGCGCTGCTACTGTTGCTCTTGGGATCAGCTTCTCCTCAGGATTCTGAAGAGCCCGACAGCTACACG GAATGCACAGATGGCTATGAGTGGGACCCAGACAGCCAGCACTGCCGGG ATGTCAACGAGTGTCTGACCATCCCTGAGGCCTGCAAGGGGGAAATGAAGTGCATCAACCACTACGGGGGCTACTTGTGCCTGCCCCGCTCCGCTGCCGTCATCAACGACCTACACGGCGAGGGACCCCCGCCACCAGTGCCTCCCGCTCAACACCCCAACCCCTGCCCACCAGGCTATGAGCCCGACAATCAGGAGAGCTGTGTGG ATGTGGACGAGTGTGCCCAGGCCCTGCACGACTGTCGCCCCAGCCAGGACTGCCATAACTTGCCTGGCTCCTATCAGTGCACCTGCCCTGATGGTTACCGCAAGATCGGGCCCGAGTGTGTGG ACATAGACGAGTGCCGCTACCGCTACTGCCAGCACCGCTGCGTGAACCTGCCTGGCTCCTTCCGCTGCCAGTGCGAGCCGGGCTTCCAGCTGGGGCCTAACAACCGCTCCTGTGTTG ATGTGAACGAGTGTGACATGGGGGCCCCATGCGAGCAGCGCTGCTTCAACTCCTATGGGACCTTCCTGTGTCGCTGCCACCAGGGCTATGAGCTGCATCGGGATGGCTTCTCCTGCAGTG ATATTGATGAATGTAGCTACTCCAGCTACCTCTGTCAGTACCGCTGCGTCAACGAGCCAGGCCGTTTCTCCTGCCACTGCCCACAGGGTTACCAGCTGCTGGCCACACGCCTCTGCCAAG ACATTGATGAGTGTGAGTCTGGTGCGCACCAGTGCTCCGAGGCCCAAACCTGTGTCAACTTCCATGGGGGCTACCGCTGCGTGGACACCAACCGCTGCGTGGAGCCCTACATCCAGGTCTCTGAGAA CCGCTGTCTCTGCCCGGCCTCCAACCCTCTATGTCGAGAGCAGCCTTCATCCATTGTGCACCGCTACATGACCATCACCTCGGAGCGGAGCGTGCCCGCTGACGTGTTCCAGATCCAGGCGACCTCCGTCTACCCCGGTGCCTACAATGCCTTTCAGATCCGTGCTGGAAACTCGCAGGGGGACTTTTACATTAGG CAAATCAACAACGTCAGTGCCATGCTGGTCCTCGCCCGGCCGGTGACGGGCCCCCGGGAGTACGTGCTGGACCTGGAGATGGTCACCATGAATTCCCTCATGAGCTACCGGGCCAGCTCTGTACTGAGGCTCACCGTCTTTGTGGGGGCCTACACCTTCTGA